In Dasypus novemcinctus isolate mDasNov1 chromosome 10, mDasNov1.1.hap2, whole genome shotgun sequence, one DNA window encodes the following:
- the KCTD14 gene encoding BTB/POZ domain-containing protein KCTD14, translating to MSGAAAPRSPRPGLPAGPPTIAPVVVLNVGGMFYTTHVSTLRKLPGSKLAEMFSSSAKVCTDAEGRFFIDRPGTYFGPILDFLRSGQLPAQHVPEVYREAQFYEIKPLVKLLEETPQIFGEQVARKQFLLRVPGYSENLELMVRLARAEAVAARRSAVFVCAMRSEEDAAHCADSLRALEADKTVVKFGPWKAAPDIGDLLDCVQMDLKAQGYQVSYEQRYSEKAFRAKVANYFYTFLFTWW from the exons ATGAGCGGGGCGGCGGCGCCGCGCTCCCCGCGCCCCGGCCTCCCCGCGGGCCCGCCGACG ATCGCTCCGGTCGTGGTGCTGAACGTGGGGGGAATGTTCTACACCACCCACGTGAGCACGCTGAGAAAGCTGCCGGGCTCCAAGCTGGCCGAGATGTTCTCCAGCTCAGCCAAGGTCTGCACGGACGCGGAGGGCCGCTTCTTCATAGATCGCCCTGGCACCTATTTCGGACCCATCCTGGACTTCCTGCGCAGTGGGCAGCTGCCGGCGCAGCACGTCCCCGAGGTGTACCGGGAGGCTCAGTTCTACGAGATCAAGCCGCTGGTCAAGCTCCTGGAGGAGACGCCGCAGATCTTCGGCGAGCAGGTGGCTCGCAAGCAGTTCTTGCTGCGGGTGCCCGGCTACAGCGAGAACCTGGAGCTCATGgtgcgcctggcgcgcgccgaggcGGTGGCTGCGCGCAGGTCCGCCGTGTTCGTGTGCGCCATGCGCTCGGAGGAGGACGCGGCGCACTGCGCAGACAGCCTGCGCGCCCTGGAGGCCGACAAGACGGTGGTCAAGTTTGGGCCTTGGAAGGCAGCCCCCGACATCGGGGACCTCCTGGACTGTGTGCAGATGGACCTTAAGGCCCAAGGGTACCAGGTATCCTATGAGCAGCGCTACTCAGAGAAGGCGTTCCGGGCCAAGGTCGCCAATtatttctacacattcctcttcacCTGGTGGTAA